A stretch of the Haloarcula ordinaria genome encodes the following:
- a CDS encoding DUF1616 domain-containing protein, with protein MALMAVDGKWTRVGPLRPPSDLVVLALFVVTTGVVIFVPPLNSTLLRPALTLVFVLFVPGYVVVSALFPRERLTKGDQEKIDSYLIGSRKSSLGRLERFVLSFGASVSLVILVGLVLGLTPGRLNRVTLFVVLAAFTFLGSLVVMWQRLRVPSDERFRLSFGPVIEAVHSGVFEHRSTVEAVVNVALVSAVLLAVITVGVGLGQQEEAGITEFYLLSENEDGEFVASEYPSALTRGERHSFAVAINNQEGEQREYTTVVLLQRLQTGDGSAEVTARTELHRFETTVEDNETRQIEHSVTPKVTGENYRVVYLLYADEPPERPTAENSYRNLHLWVEIESDR; from the coding sequence ATGGCTCTGATGGCAGTGGATGGCAAATGGACACGAGTAGGGCCGCTTCGGCCGCCTTCTGACCTCGTCGTCCTCGCACTCTTCGTTGTGACAACCGGGGTGGTCATTTTTGTGCCACCGTTGAATTCAACACTGCTCAGACCTGCACTGACACTCGTTTTTGTCCTCTTTGTACCGGGCTACGTCGTCGTCTCGGCACTGTTCCCTCGGGAACGGTTGACGAAGGGCGACCAGGAGAAGATAGACAGCTACCTAATCGGGAGCCGAAAGTCCAGTCTCGGTCGGTTAGAACGGTTCGTCCTCTCGTTCGGGGCCAGTGTCTCGCTCGTCATCCTCGTCGGATTAGTACTCGGTTTGACACCGGGTAGACTCAACCGCGTCACGCTGTTCGTGGTTCTCGCCGCGTTCACGTTCCTCGGGAGCCTCGTGGTGATGTGGCAGCGACTGAGGGTCCCGTCGGACGAGCGGTTTCGTCTCTCGTTCGGTCCAGTAATCGAAGCAGTTCATTCCGGGGTGTTCGAACACCGGAGCACTGTTGAAGCGGTCGTAAATGTCGCACTCGTCTCAGCAGTATTACTCGCTGTGATAACCGTCGGCGTGGGACTCGGCCAACAGGAGGAGGCGGGGATTACGGAGTTCTATCTCCTCTCCGAGAACGAAGACGGCGAGTTCGTCGCTTCGGAGTACCCCTCCGCTCTCACGCGCGGAGAACGGCACTCGTTTGCCGTAGCGATAAACAATCAGGAGGGCGAACAGCGGGAGTACACGACCGTCGTCCTCCTCCAACGCCTGCAGACAGGTGACGGAAGCGCCGAAGTGACTGCGAGGACCGAACTACACCGTTTCGAGACGACGGTCGAAGATAACGAGACCCGGCAGATCGAGCACTCGGTCACTCCAAAGGTCACCGGCGAAAACTACCGTGTGGTCTACCTGCTCTACGCCGACGAGCCACCGGAGAGACCAACTGCCGAGAACTCATACCGGAATCTCCACCTCTGGGTCGAAATCGAGAGCGATCGCTGA